The Fusarium poae strain DAOMC 252244 chromosome 2, whole genome shotgun sequence nucleotide sequence GACAAAAGGCTGCAGCGAAAGCTGCCGCCCAACAAGCTGCCAATGGAAACAACAACCATGCGTCCGGACGAGGCGCTGCTGGGAGTTCCATGACAGGCCGCGACCCCGCTGACCATGAAGAAGTCGAAAGCGACGATGAGAATGAGTACGTCCTAGCAAGCGAATTGACAGAGCCGACTACGAATGGCCATCCACCTTCGGATTCCAGATCTAAGAAGAatcgaaagaagaagaagaagggaacAAATGCCGACCCCACGTCGCCAATTCCCGAAGCTCTCGAGCATGAACCGCAGCCCAACTTGTCGCAAGGCGCTGGTATGTCACGCGACAAGATATGGAGTACAAGTAACCAAGAAGAGCGCGAACGCATAAAAGCATTTTGGCTTGGGCTGGGCGAAGATGAGCGGAAATCATTGGTCAAGGTGGAGAAGGACGCTGTTCTCAAAAAGATGAAGGAACAACAGAAACATACTTGCAGCTGCACTGTGTGTGGAAGAAAGCGGACCGCGATTGAGGAAGAACTAGAGGGCCTGTACGATGCCTATTACCTGGAGCTGGAACAATTCGCAAACCAAGGCGAGGGACCACCGATGCTGCCGTCAGCTCGGGATTTCGCTTTAAGACGAGCAATACCTTCGACTTATACCAACCGACCCCCATCACGAGGCCGAATAGTGGAACAATTGGgcgacgaggaagatgacgaggaggaggacgaaTTAGAAGAGGTTTACAGCGAAGACGAAGTGGAGGATGACGATTATAGCGACGACGAACCTCCCGAAGAATTCCAAACCTCACACGAGCGAGACGTCGCCGATTTCTTGACGTTTGGCAATAGCCTGCAAGTCAAGGGTACGCAGCTCCTAGAATCACTTCTCCGCAGATATGGTAACATGGACTTAGGTGGTATTCTCACCGTGGCGGATGACCTTCTTAAAAACGACGGCAAGCGGTTTATCGAAATGATGGAACAGCTTGCGGAACGTCGGATGGCAAGAGAGGAAGACGCTCGCGAACACTTTTCACGAGGCTATGGTCACCCTAATGGCTCATACTCCAACCCTCATAATCATCCCCCTCCTGAAGAAGACGAGTacgacgaagaagaggacgaggaagaagattACGACGATAGCCAGGACGAGGAgtatgaggaggaagaggtaTACTCAAACCCCTCTGTGATGCCATCCCAGTCCCATACTGAGTGTTGCTGCCAGGACCAAATGACAGAGGAGCAACGAATGGAGGAAGGTCGCCGCATGTTCCAGATATTCGCCGCTCGCATGTTTGAACAACGGGTTCTCTCCGCTTATAAGGAGAAGGTCGCCAAGGAACGTCAGCAAAGGCTTCTGGAAGAGATTGAGGCAGAGGACCGAGAGTCTGAACTCAAGAAAGccaagaaagccaaggacgcgcaaaagaagaaggacaaggctGCTCAGAAGAAGCAAGCCTTGGCCGAGGAGAGAGCGCGGAAAGAAGCCGAGAAGGCCGCTGCGGATGCTGCACGGTTAGAAGCTGAGAGGCAACGGGTTGCTGAACAGAAAGCCAGGGCCGAAGAAAAACGAAAACAGAAAGAAGCgcagaagaaggccgaggaAGAGGCACGCTTACGAAAAGAGGCAGAGCGACAACGACGACTCCACGAGCAACGCGAGAAGCAAGCCGAACAAGAACGCAAAGCTCGAGAaaccaaggagaaggagaagaagctcaaggaaGAACAGCGACAAAGAGATAAGGAGGCTCGGGAGCAGAAGGAGCGCGAGGCTCAAGAACGCAAGGATAAGCAGGAGCGCGACAAGAGGGATAAGGAAGCTCGAGCTGCTAAAGCTCAGAAGGATGCTCAAGCGGCTCGTGAAGCTAAGGAAAAGTTGAGAGAGGAGAAGGCAGCTGCCCAAAAGGCAGCAAGTCACCCATCCCAACCCATCCAAATCCCGAAGCGTGCATCACAGCATTCAGCGCCCATACCTACCGCCCTTCCACAACATGCTTCGAACCCGGCAAGCTACGCATCACCAAAGATACCAGTTGCAACTCCCGTGCTATCCAAGGCTCCAACCCCTATTCGTCCCCGGAACACGTCTCAGCAGCAAGACGTGCTGTTGCCTTCAGCCACAGTTTCATCCAATAGTCAAGATCCCTCACCTCACTCAATGACGCCTCATATGAGTCCTGGTCCAATTGGCCAGCGCCATGGAAGCGCAAGTACGCAACATTCTCACTCGGTCTCGCCTACAAATGGCCAATCAAGGATGCTCGGACAATCTCCTTTCCAGATACCACCGATGGGAATGCAGCCGCCCCCGGGATTGGCTCATCACCCACCCCCGCCAGGTTTCGCAAACCGCATGCCTCACGAAGCTATCTTTTCAGGTTTCAGACATAGTCCTGGAGCAATGATGCCCCCTCCTGGCATTAACGGACCGCCTGGTCGCGGATTCTCTGTTCCTCTACCCCCAGGCTTCACGCAGCCTATTGGCGATCAATTTGATATGGGTGGGTTCCCATTGCCCACAGACCTCCCTCCACCAACGCATCATCGCCAAAGTTCATTGCAGTTCGATACGCCTCCGACTCCATCACAGCCTATTGGACGACCTGCTCCCATTGGGCGACCCGGAAGCCTCAGCCAAAGTCGCGCGTCTGACGACCAGGACGACGAGACTGCCATCCTAGGTAGTCGAGCTCTCTTAGAGGATGATGAACCTCTCACAGCTGAAGTCAACCCGGGTAGTCTACGAAACCAGCCCCCAGGGCCACGTGGTGATTTCACCACAAGTCCTTTCTTACCTTCAGCCTTCCCCTTGGCGCATAACCCTTGGGGTCCTCCTGCTGTTGGAGGACATCCTTTGCCTCCTCCAGGATTCAACAACCCCGGATGGGGTGCACCAAGTGTGCCTCCAGGGTTCGGTATGACATCTCCGATTGCTGGAATGAGCTCTATCCGAGCCCCTGCGCAGCCTAGGTATGTAACCGTCCGCGCGATGCTCTGCCAGGCTTGCAAGGAATTGGCTAGCTCTGGAGACTCGGAAGGTTACATCGACATCGGAACCCTCAAGTCGAGGATTGATGCGATGTCAGGCGATCACAGCATCTCAGAACTCGACTTGTTAAACCTTTGTGAGACGGAGGGAAGCCCGTCTAACGGAGGTGGCACGTTCGATATCCGACGTGATGCAGCAGGTCCAGGCAAACATACTGTTCGGTGGGAACCTGATCTGAATGACGGGTTCGGTGCACCATATAGAGCAGTTGGTGCTCCAGGTGAGATCGGAAGTCCCTTGGTAGGCCAAGCAACTCTTCGTGGGGGATTGTAGGACAACCCTCGGTGGGGTCGGGCAAGTCAACAGACTAGCGATGACTCCTTGTCCGTTAGGGATCTGGTGCGTGACAGCAGCCCACTGGGGGCAATTGGGAGTGACAGAGGGAGTACACCCTCTATGCACACAAGAGGCTCGTCGATCGTATCGCACGTCGACCGCCCAGACCTGCAAGTAAAAGGTCCAGTGGTTAATAGTTTACCTTAACTGGAACGCGAACAACCTGTGTATGCATCTCTCTTACGTGAAGCAGAGTTGAACCATCCTCAACAAAGCCTTAAAACCTCACCGTCTATTAAAGAAGCATGTCGCTCACAAATTCCGAGAGGATTGTTGGAAGATCGGTCTTACATGGATATCCAGGTGTGATGTGCGACCAGATGATGCAGCACGAAAGGAAGGATTGGGAGATACAAGGAGCATGAAATGACTGCTGATCTCAATTCAAAGAATCTTGTTCGAGTACCAGATAATAACCATTAGCCTCAGAGCAGGCTGTTGTAATGTATGCGATTTGAGCCGTGATTGTTTGAGACGTGTTGAATGGACATCGCATGTGGCAACATTCGATAGAATTGTACTCCGTAGGCATAACCGCTGCAGCTGGAGGTGCTTTCTAAGGCGTTTGCAAAATCGCCAACTAAATAGCTAGATAGATCTTAATTTCAACCGCGAGTTACATGCCGCGTGGGACCGTTCGCAAAAGCCACACAGCGGAAGTACACGTAATACTTTAATTCAACGTCTAACCGTCCCCATTCATAAGGTAGATAAATAGATACATTCGCATACCAAAGTAGCAGACTTTATCCTTTCCCAGTGCTCCAAAATACTCAAACATGTCATGTAAGGTTTGTTCCCCCCGGCGTGATATCAGGTATCAAAAAAAGACGTCATCCATGGCTCTGAGGATTTTCCAAGCCCTGGATGTTTTTCCCGCGCTGTTTAACGCAGGCATTATAAAAGAATAGAGTAAGCGCTCGAAACAAGGCAGCTCCTTGCCGTACACAGGAGAGCTCAATATAGATCTGGACCCTCCTCGGATACTCGCTGCAGCTGTCTTGTTCCCATTGCTCTCCCTTGACGGGACCGGTCCGCCTAGATTCGGTCCTGGAAGGGGTTGCCAGCGGGGGCACCAGGGGCGGACTGGCCTGAAGCGTTGCGGATGAGAGGCTGACGCTGAGCAGCGCGCTGCTTCTTTGTGGCGGCACGGGCAAGAGCAACAGCCTCGGACTTGGCGACAAGGCGCTTCTGCTCCTTGCGGTCACGGCAGCACATGAAAGTGAGGTAGCCGAGCATGGAGGCGGCAGAGGCGGCAAAGACAATGGCGATTATGATACCGGCAGTGTCCATTTCCTTCTTGACCATGCAAATGTCCTCAGCAGAAGAGTCGGTGGTGCAGATAACATCGCTGCGGCATGTGCTGGTGCTGATCTCGGTACTGTAGCAGGTAGCAGTCTGGGTCTTGTCCGAAACGGTCTCGAGATCGCACTGCTCAGTCGACTTCTTGAAAGTTGTGAAGCATTGCGTTCCTCTTGAAGTGTCAGTAGCACGCTTCTTGAGTTCACCACCGGTACGCTCGGGGCCCTTGGTGATGGTGCCGGTGGCCTCAACGTTGGGAATCAGAGTCGGCATGGCAGCAGCTTCGTAGCGCTTCTTTAGCTCGCCGGCCTTTGCGAGCTCTGAACATCGCTCGAGGGTGTAGTGAGCTTCGCGGGCGGCATCCTCGTCGGCACAGCCAGCGGAGGTGTAGCAGGTCTTGATGGCGGCCTCATCGGTCTCCTTGAGGTTGGAGaggcagagagagagggCACCCTTGTTGGCACAGTCGGCAAAGGCAGCGAGGTCCTCGTTGTGGTTGGCGAGACACTCTTGCTGGACGGCAGCGAAGGCGTTGCCAGCGAAAAGAATGGCGGTTGAGAATCGCATGTTGGGCGGGTTAACAGACGGTGTTTTTTTTGTGGGAAAAGGTTGCGGTCGAGAGAATGCCCAGCAAAGCTCTTTAAGTGTGTTGTCGGTAAGGAAATAGTCTACGGTGCTTGGAAGCCAAGACACGCACGCTCAATCCTAAAAAGGGGAGGCTGTTTTTGGTGATGAAGGGGAATAATAGGTAAGAGAAAGAAACAAGGAGGAGATGTTGGAGGAAAAGCGAAACGAAGCAAAGCGAATGGGAAGGGATTATCCGTCCGTTCTATTGGGCTGAACCTTGGAAGGAAAAAAAGCAGACGAGACGGGACTCGCAAGTGAGAggcaggagcaggagcaggagccAGGAGCCAGGAGCCAGGAGCCAGGAGCCAGGCCAGGGGAGGTGAGgcggctgggctgggctgggctttGCTTGCTTACTGGGCCGAGCTGGGCTGGCAGAGCGTTACATTAGTACATACAGTACGGCACTGCACTGTTGTTATGATTATGGTGGAGATACTACAGCGTGCTTGTGCTAAAAAAAGGGGAGTGAGGAGACGGATTTCTATGAGCCACAATGAACTAAGCCTGAAAGGGGTTAGATGGTGAGAAGAGATTGAGGGTCCTTGGTGGGTAGGGTTGAATTGCCATTACTATGTACATTGGGGAATGGAGATTGGCCTCTTTAGATGTTAGGGCTGTGTTGAGTTAGTATGTACTTGAGTGAGAGAGTGATCATGTTCTTGATACCAaggtatctatctatctatctagctATCTACTCATGAAGTTCTTGATTTCATAGTCGTAGACATGAGAATATGCTATCTCTCCTTTCAAAGCAAGCCTGTGGTGATGGCTGGTGCTGACTGACCTCCATGCTGATGGTGCAGGCATGAGTGGGAACCAACAATCCGCCATACCCAGAAACTCACTAGCCATGAACATAACTGGCTTTGATGCAAGACAAACAGAGACAGGTTGACGGAAAGAGAATATGAGACATGTCTACAGGTCTTGGTAGTATTCGCTTTTTTACAGCCATGTCTACTCTGTATGTACTGACTGATGATTGCTGTCAAATTGAGTGAACCCTTGGACTACCTTGGTGCTTGGCTAGGTACTAGACTAACCCTTGCTCATACAAACACAGTAAGCACAAAGAAGCTTGCAAGCGCTGATGGAAGTGGCTGAAATGGCGGGTTTTCCAGCTCGTAAGGAGATGGCGGTGCAACGGCCAATCCAGAGCAAGGGTTTTACGGCTAGTGTGACGACGGTTGTGGGGTGAAGGAGAATGATGGACATTGTCAACAATTGGTTTCATTTCTCGATTGTTTCAGACTGTTTTTGGGTCTGTCAATTCGTAGTCGGGTCGTTTCCTGTGAGTCCTGACAGTCAAGTttggatacatagtcagaaaAAGAACTTCTGTTGTATTGGCGGTCAGAAATTTCATTCATGCTTACACTGCCTCTGCTTACATTGATTAATTGGGTTTCATGGGCTGGGTCCATATCCATCCATACAGCTGCGCAAGCTGAGAAAAAAGGCCCCTGTCGCGCTTCCCGACGCCATCAGACGCCTCCATCTCGACGTTAAAAGGCTTGTTCTGCCATGCCAAATCGTCAAAGGCTGGTATTCTCCGACCTACGTTACCGTTCTgttgccatgccatgccatgatGATTTATCGGAACATGCCTAACTGGAGTGCAGTATCACGACGTTCAGGGGCTGACGATGCCCAGAAGTACGCCCGCTCTTTAGTGGCCAGTGCCCTCTGTACCTGAGATTGACAGCAATGGAAGCGTCCATCCATTGAACCATAAACCTCATGCCAAGACACATCATCGCCAAAAGACCCCCTATGACAAGAGATGATCGATGAAAAATGCCCGAGATCTGGATAAACAAAACTTAATAATCATTCACTCCTTTTTTTGTACACGCACGTCATGCTTCATTTGTTGAGTAACAGAACGCGAGCCAATCGAATGAAATTTAGGGAATGACCATGTGAGTCGACGTCATCAACTTTTGGCTTGCTTTTGTCTGGTACGTGATACATATACACAAGCTTTATGTATAAAAGCAAGCAATCCAAGACCTTGaatcatccttcttctctttattCTGCAAATACACTGAATCTCTTTCATTCAACTTCCAATCGCCACGTAAAAACAACACCAAAACCGCCCATCATGCCTCTCGTCGTTCCCGGTATCAACTCAACTTCTGGCGACAAGGCCGAGGAGTGGCAGAACAAGCTCATCGGCAAGAAGCTTTCCGACGACGAGGCTTCTACCGAGACGGTACGTTTCACCTATAGCTTTGCGTTCTTTACATATAGTAGCATGATGCTAATGCGTCAATAGGTGTTTGCCAAGCGAGATCTTCCCCAGGAAACACGCATTATCGAGCCCGGAATGATGGTTACAAAGGACTTTAAGGAGGACAGGCTCAATGTCCACCTCAAGGATGACGGAACTGTCTCACATGTCGTCAAGGGTTAatgttgttgctggtgtcGAGACAACCCCTCCATTCCTGGTTTGGTGATGGGGCAATAATTGATTGATGTACGATAACGACTACCTACGAATGGGAACAGGATCCGCCCGTAATAATAAAGGCGCAAGAGAACAATACTACTATGACTTTAACTACCAGTATTTCATCATAAATTGTTGTTTTAATTACATTGTGATGTCTGTAAAGCCAATGTCATCGTCAAATACCTAGAGCTTGTAGTCTACCTCTCTTATTGCATCTCGAGACTTACCCCGCCACGTCTGATCCATGCCGCGGGGCACTCGTCGACTTGACTTTTCCCAAACCTCCAACAGCCCACCCCCACCAAGATCCGACTCTGCATAGCAAGACAACAGTTAAGTTAAGCTATACAACTTATTTCTTCTATCTCAAACTCTCTCAACTGCGCAATTGTACCTTTATTCTAAATATCGCCGCCAAACCGTCAACATGTTCAAGAAAGAGTACATGCCCCGTCTTGAAACCTCTCAAGCTTGCAACTAACCTCTCGTCGCAGAATCCAACCTTCACCCAAGCAGAAGCTCAAATCTTCTGTTCAGCGAACCCTCCGCAAGGATCTACTCGACACATACCCTCTCCTTAACCCCTATATCGACGAGATCATGCCCAAAAAGGCCACCCTTTCCAGTATGAAGCTTACCGACCGCAACACCCTCTACGTTCTCGACTCGACACCCATCTTCTTCCAGCAGGACCTGACAGGAATCCTTATTCCCCATCTCCGGCTTGTCCATCGCTTCCCTCAAGCCTTCCCTAGCATTCGAATAGACCGTGGTGCCATCCGCTTCGTCCTCTCTGGTGCCACCCTCATGGCTCCTGGACTTACCTCCCCTGGTGGCAGACTGCCCGCCGACGGCTCGCCCGAGGCTGTGTCGGAGGACAAGATGGACCAGAAGATGGACGAGGATTTCCGATGGAGCAGAGAATTGGTTAAGGGTGAGCCTGTTGTTGTCATAGCCGAGGGCAAGGAAGAGGCTTGTGCCGTCGGTACACTTTCCGCCGGAACCAAGgaggtcaaggccaagggcaAGGGGCCGGTGATTGAGGACGCGCATTACTTGGGCGATGGACTGTGGATGATGCCCACTGAGTAGAAGCTCGTGCAGTGTTTGGATTGAGACTGGAGCGGGATCTTGTGATACCAATAAACGAACGGGGAAAGGCACAACAGACAGCGGCGCAGGTCATGGGTTGATCTTGTTTACCGAGCATGTCAAAAAGTATCTAAGCTAGATTAGTGGTATTTTAAATGGTACAGCATGAGCATTGCCCAAACTTTGCGCGAAATGTTTTTATGGTATATCGGCATTGACAATCATTTGCTTGCGAACACCAACGACCTGGTGAGGCTGCACAGCCAAGATATGTACATGTACGCTCGTTCATGGCCCATCATCATTACTACATAACCAGGACACCCATACAACCGAATCCTTTTATTCAGCAAATATTTCCCAGAAATGGCGTCTACGTCAAGCTTTCCGCACCCCAAATTTCCTCTTCTGCCCTCTAGGATCTCGACCTCCAGATAACCCATCCAGCGAACCAAAGCCCTGTAATCCAATGACCGACCGCCTTGTACTTTAGCTCTTCACCTCCATTCATCCACACAACCAACCCATCACCAATTCTCACAATGGAGAGAATAGCTGAAAAGGTCGTCACAGCACTGTCGTTGCCCTGCCATTGCAGCGCCATCAGCGTCATCCCGTATGACATCTCACGGATACCCTTGAAGTACATGAGTGGCGAGACAGATCCAGTCCTGCTGGATTTTTTGCCAGGTTCAAGAAGAAGTCCGACGTGACCATACTCTGCTCGTGGTGAAAAGACAGCCATGACGCCACGCCCGACGCAGGCGGCGCCGAGAACGTAGGGCGAAGAAATAGAAGAGAATGTTGTCATGGTGTATGTAGGTATGTCGGAAAATTGAGTTTGACGTAGTAGCCAATCATGCGGGTTGGCGAGAGGATGAATAGGTAGTCGAGTTCCTGAGTTGACATGCCAGCAATGCAAAGATAACCGCAGGGAGTCTGCTTATCTACATATTGATCTAACCAGAAATCTTTAGCGAAATAGTCTTGGCCTCGTTCCCCTTCATATTACTCACACAACTAACCGCAGAGTTACTTGTACATCGTGGATAGGTCTTGCTTTGAAGCCTGTATCTCTAGAACCGATGGGGTGGGTTTTTGTTGTTCTACATAATCCTGAAGGTTTGTCTTTGCTGTGCGTGCTTTTAATTGAACCTTGATTGTCCTGTTCTATAGCTTTGGAACCATCGAGTTCCAGGCTCTCCTCGTCGAATTTTCGTATGAAGATTGCTTCGCGTGTCTGACTTCTCGAACTCCCCGTTTTTCGGCATTCCACTCTCGACGTATAAAAGAAAACACAAAATATATATTCCTTTAGTCAATATCCAGGTCTAAAGCTTTCCGAACAAAACATAGAAAATATACTAAACTTTACTATGCTTCTACCCACTCTAGTTTTATATCAGGCCATTGCCACAGGTTGTCTTCCATTTGGGAGTTATCGTCGGCATATAGATCAGAGACCCCCAGGACGGTCTCATCTACACCCTGAATGTTGACCAGACGGAGCAGACGATTTCCCTTGTGTTGTATAAGCTCATTGACATGGCTATCAACTTCCTCGGATTCTCCTTTGGCATAACCATAGAGGCACAGATACTCCAGATTCGGAGGTAAGGCATCTATGAGTCTGAATGGAGGTTCTTTTCGTCTATATGATGGGCCGAACAGAGCATTCAGGCCAATACTTAGGTGCGTCATGGCCTTGAAATCGTGCAGAGAACCGATAGTCAGACTGTATGGCCGGTCATCTGGTATATCTTCTTGCCAGAATGGGAGCGTGCTTGATTTTCTGTCGAGCTCGAAATACTCCTCGCCTCCCTGTACAAGCTCCTCAAACCTACTATTTTCCCAAGATTCAACCTCTGTATAATCAAAGTCTGCAATGTCAAGATCTAGCACTTTCAAGCTGTCTCGATGTTGCAGCAGACTTTTGCCCACTGTTTGAGGCCGGATGTTCCAAGCACCAATGTCCAGGTGCCACAAGCCACCGAAGGACACTCGGAGTTCTTCGAGTATTTTGGAAGAACGAATCATCTTGCTCAACGTCGAGCCAGAAATATCGCAATGGCTGAGGTGGATGTTTTTAATATTGGAAGTGCCTGGTGAGACCAGATCGTTGACTTCGCTCTCCATGACGCCCTCCATAGTCAAGTTTTCTATGGCTGGCAGCTTGCCAAAATGCCTGAGATACTCGAAGAACTCCACTATCTCGTATACCCTGTTGTCCAAGGGATATTCCTTGACGAACTCGACAGTTTTGAGTTGCTGTAAGGCAACTCGTTTGAGCTGCCCATAGTTGTTTTTGAGCAAATACTCCCTAAGAAGCGTAGGGAACTCAGCTATACGCAGAACAGAGATTCTTTCACATAGGGAGAAAATTATGATGAGTGCAGCGGTTGCAAACGCCCTTTCATTGTCGTCAAAGTCCCTTGCAGTGACCGGGACTTCACCCGACCATTGTCTCTTCTTCCATGTCAAAGCTACAACGATATCTTCTGTTAATTGatccccaagaccaagggaTGTAACGTGTCTTTCGAGAGCTAAATGAGCATCCTGGTCGATTTGACGATTGGGGCGCGTTTCATTTAGGTCCTCGCCACTGTCTTGGCGCGGCTCCGGATCGTCGCCTTCGTCGTAGAGGCAGGAATAGAAGTTTGGCCAAGCGTATGTGTCAACAATGACCTCACGTAGTGAATTTGCCTTGTTTGGTTCAGTGATGTACGATAAAAGTAGAGGGTACAATCTTTCAATGTCGCTTCGTTGTGTGACTTTGATGGTTTTGTAGGCTGGGGGCAAGGGTGAGGTGAAGTTGGAGTAGAATTTGTGTGAGGGAATAGAATGGGTGAGTTGAGCTATGCCTGTGCCTTGAGCATAGCATGGCTTCAGGATGTTTTGTGGAAGACACGTCAGGCATAGAACTCTCAAGGCCAATGGCCTTACCCTGGAGTAGAGCATTCTCAACGTCTAGTCTATCCTGGAGACGTTGACGAGATGAGGTCATTCCGAGATGGCAGGCGTGGCCAGTAACGTTACGATGAGAGGTCACATACAGACTAATGCCCCACTACTAACCTAGCAACAGTATGGATCTACCTAAGCTTTAGGGTAATATAGAAATCAACAACCTAAGAATTATGGTTCAAGTAGGATAAACTGGCCTACTTAGTAATCTCGTCTCTTATCCTCTCTGCATTATACTCTACCTAATTGCATATGTTATATTCATCGATAACAGACAGACATTTACAAAAAGAAATATCAGTCAACGTCATGGGGCCAGCTTTTTGATATACGGACTGATCGACAATAGAATCTCGTATAAAATTCTTGGGGTATGCTGATCGTTGGGCGTAACATGCATAAATATTTCCCTGCATAAGAGATGATGTACAAATTCTTGGCAAGTGCCCGATTTTGGTCTATTTTGGtatactacctaggtaaggTATATACAGGTTATAAGGATTACAAAACCCGTAAAGTGGTCCCTAACATACCTACCTTTGCCaccttatattttaaagagctctagaaaaagaagcttaGAAGATATCTATAGCAATATTTATATCATTATAATGGTCTTTAGGTCTTCTTTAATATGGTAGctagtatataataacttactatattaaaagagtaaGTTGTAGCTGTTATAGTTAATCTGGGGCTTGTACTAGCACTAGACTTTGTAATCCTTGTAACCTGTATGCTATAAGTGAAACCCTGTAGACCCACCATCAACCTCCTTGTATTTCCCTTTGCTAGGTTAGTACTCAGAATATGTCAGGTATTTTCTGTCCAAGCATGAAATCACCGCTCTCTGGTTGAATAATGCAATCCCATGATTAGAACCCCAAAACTTTCATTTCGCCTTGGCCGATGACCATTGCTACATTCCCGTTGACCGTCTCAAAAGAGGCGAAAGCATCCGGGCCCCATCTGGATGGATGCGTGACTTCACCGTAAAATGCTGGACCCTTAACACAGGTCATTAACTTCGGCTGAAgtccagatgaagaagatagACCCGGATCGTCGAAAATGTACAGTAAAAGGAGAACCTGGCTCGATCGATCATCCGATTACAGTCCgcaattctttttttactctaCAGATTGTCTGTCGGTCATGGCAAACTGTTGGACTGTTGCATTTACAAAGGGACCCATTGTACAGCTGGATGTCAACAACGTATGCCAACGTTGAAATCGACAACGGGACTTGCTGTCGTTAGCTCCTTGTCAAAGCTCTTAGTTTATCTTGTCATGACGTCTGTAGCCA carries:
- a CDS encoding hypothetical protein (BUSCO:23725at5125), coding for MPANNQRPATQTPVSPRNTAKYTNKDGSKFITVPKGTPSESSLPPTPTSAKPNGPPLDVSNVDDGPAPAVNRKKQKRRQKAAAKAAAQQAANGNNNHASGRGAAGSSMTGRDPADHEEVESDDENEYVLASELTEPTTNGHPPSDSRSKKNRKKKKKGTNADPTSPIPEALEHEPQPNLSQGAGMSRDKIWSTSNQEERERIKAFWLGLGEDERKSLVKVEKDAVLKKMKEQQKHTCSCTVCGRKRTAIEEELEGLYDAYYLELEQFANQGEGPPMLPSARDFALRRAIPSTYTNRPPSRGRIVEQLGDEEDDEEEDELEEVYSEDEVEDDDYSDDEPPEEFQTSHERDVADFLTFGNSLQVKGGILTVADDLLKNDGKRFIEMMEQLAERRMAREEDAREHFSRGYGHPNGSYSNPHNHPPPEEDEYDEEEDEEEDYDDSQDEEYEEEEDQMTEEQRMEEGRRMFQIFAARMFEQRVLSAYKEKVAKERQQRLLEEIEAEDRESELKKAKKAKDAQKKKDKAAQKKQALAEERARKEAEKAAADAARLEAERQRVAEQKARAEEKRKQKEAQKKAEEEARLRKEAERQRRLHEQREKQAEQERKARETKEKEKKLKEEQRQRDKEAREQKEREAQERKDKQERDKRDKEARAAKAQKDAQAAREAKEKLREEKAAAQKAASHPSQPIQIPKRASQHSAPIPTALPQHASNPASYASPKIPVATPVLSKAPTPIRPRNTSQQQDVLLPSATVSSNSQDPSPHSMTPHMSPGPIGQRHGSASTQHSHSVSPTNGQSRMLGQSPFQIPPMGMQPPPGLAHHPPPPGFANRMPHEAIFSGFRHSPGAMMPPPGINGPPGRGFSVPLPPGFTQPIGDQFDMGGFPLPTDLPPPTHHRQSSLQFDTPPTPSQPIGRPAPIGRPGSLSQSRASDDQDDETAILGSRALLEDDEPLTAEVNPGSLRNQPPGPRGDFTTSPFLPSAFPLAHNPWGPPAVGGHPLPPPGFNNPGWGAPSVPPGFGMTSPIAGMSSIRAPAQPRYVTVRAMLCQACKELASSGDSEGYIDIGTLKSRIDAMSGDHSISELDLLNLCETEGSPSNGGGTFDIRRDAAGPGKHTVRWEPDLNDGFGAPYRAVGAPGEIGSPLVGQATLRGGL
- a CDS encoding hypothetical protein (TransMembrane:1 (n3-10c15/16o196-217i)~BUSCO:57999at5125) yields the protein MRFSTAILFAGNAFAAVQQECLANHNEDLAAFADCANKGALSLCLSNLKETDEAAIKTCYTSAGCADEDAAREAHYTLERCSELAKAGELKKRYEAAAMPTLIPNVEATGTITKGPERTGGELKKRATDTSRGTQCFTTFKKSTEQCDLETVSDKTQTATCYSTEISTSTCRSDVICTTDSSAEDICMVKKEMDTAGIIIAIVFAASAASMLGYLTFMCCRDRKEQKRLVAKSEAVALARAATKKQRAAQRQPLIRNASGQSAPGAPAGNPFQDRI
- a CDS encoding hypothetical protein (TransMembrane:2 (i80-101o107-127i)) is translated as MTTFSSISSPYVLGAACVGRGVMAVFSPRAEYGHVGLLLEPGKKSSRTGSVSPLMYFKGIREMSYGMTLMALQWQGNDSAVTTFSAILSIVRIGDGLVVWMNGGEELKYKAVGHWITGLWFAGWVIWRSRS